In Cryptomeria japonica chromosome 1, Sugi_1.0, whole genome shotgun sequence, the sequence CCTTTATTAAACTCGTTCTAACCTACGGGAATaaaaataggggacattacagtcctcccttcccgggattgcttgccctcaagcaatcttcAAGCACCCTGCTGCTCCACTCTGATCAAGACACCATACACCACAATCTGTGAAGCAACAACATAGAATCCATGCAACTACCAATCAATACACGGATCCCATATCAATATGTAGAACCTGCTATAAGGGATGAAGAAGAAGTTTGTCAACCAGTTGTCCTTAAGTAACCATCCATAAATGTAGGACACGAAGACATAAATAACGTTGTAACATAAAATGGTCCCTTCATTAGAcataatgaataattaaaatatattaactcTAAACTTCAGCTCTTTAGGCTCATTTTTCAATTATTCATTTATTCTCAACATTCCTTTATTAAATTCGTTCTAATCTATAGGAATaaaaataggggacattacagtcctctcTTCCCAgtattgcttgccctcaagcaatcatCAAGCACCCCACTGCTCCACTCTGATCAAGACACCCTACACCACAATCTGTGAAGCAACAACATGGAATCCATGCAACTACCAATCAATACCTAGATCCCATATCAATATGTAGAACCTGCTATAAGGGATGAAGAAGAAGTTTGTCAACCAATCCTCCTTAAGTAACCATCCATACATGTAGGACACCAAGACAACGAGAAGATGAATTCTCATATGCCAATAAACCAACACAGATGGCCATCAACCCTTGCTGTCATAATTCTGATTAACAACATCGATGATATGAAATATATCATCAAACCAATGCCAATCAAAACAAATCATTCCACACTTCCGCACTCCTGAATCGGTGATGTAGTCCTTGCAAAATCAGGAAGTGTTTTTTGACTCCATCTAGGTCGGCCATTAGTCCATAAGGAATCAAAGAATATGAAGTCACCAATCAACAAAGATATCGCTGCCATATCAAGAGAAATAGGTGACAAACTCAAGAATGAAGAATGTATGCCATCCCAACACAAACAACTCTTGTGTGGCCGGCCCATTCAAAGAGTCATCAACCAAATCTCTATCACCATCATGAGAATGATCAGCTATCTCAATTGGGAATTCTGGATTAGTCAGCTCATGTCTCTCATTGACAAGGTAAGTTTGCATACACTTGGCTGCCACAACCTGTGGGTTTTCACTTTCAATAGCTTTCAACACAATTTGTTTACCTTCATGAGTAAACTCAAGCTCCATGTCGTTGAAATCTTGGATGTGTCTGCGAAGAGATTTCAACCATGGTACTCCCAATACTATATCGGACCCACCAATGCCAACAACAAGAACTGGATCTATTTAGTAAAATATCCTTCTCTTAAGGTTATTCTACATCTTGTCTTTTATTGTGGTAAGCTAAGCAACGAGAAGCTGCACCAGTATTGTAGATTTCTCATTTTCAGAGCAACCTGCATGGTCAGATGAGAATCTTTAGACCTCACAGTACGTCCAGACTGCTCTGTTTAGGGTTTAATATCTCTAATCCAAACTCTCTATGTTTTGTCAGAATACAGCATGAATATTATTGTATTCCAGTTCTCATCCACTGTTGATTATCTCTGACAGGACTAATCGTCTGAGACCAATCCATAGATACCATGCCTAAAACATCAACACACTACTGATGGCTCAACATTGTTAAGTTTATGACTTGAACTTTATCATCAATATATGGAAATTTTAAATACAAGCTTTGCTCTTGTCTGCATAAGTGTAAATTCATGCTGCGgaactaaaaaaaaatcataaaccagTGAGTGGTTATAATGGACACGAACATGAAATAGCAAATTGTTTAAGGCAAAACATGACAGGTGTGAATGCTAGAAAGATAGACAAGAAGCAATCCTGGAGGTGCTGCCTCTGTTACATTTTGACAGTACTTACAACTGAATCAGACTGTCATAAACCAAACCCAAAAGTATTTTTCAGGTCAGATTATTTGTCTCACACACACAcagagaaaaatttacatgaatgCAAATGGCACCACAATTGTAAACCAATACCCACTTTCACATAAGGGTTTCAAaatgacaaatgggtaggtccaAAAGACACACATGACATCTTTTCGCTGCCGCGATGCCAGAGTATACTATCTGTTCTTCATATGGTAAACTGTAACAGAATTGTAATCGCATGTAAACCATACTACACCACTGCTTGCAGCTACATTCCAGGAAGTGTGAAACTCATGTTATAAATCTAATTCCCATTCTTGAATCGACAGCTACGTTCTGTATCCAATATCCAGAACACAAAATGCCCATCACCCTCTTGCGAGCTGTATCTAATTCTCCAATTGCAGTCATGGGTGGAACTTGCTGCCAATAGATTTCCTTGTGGGCGGGATTAGATGCACAATCTAATAATTTTCCCTCCCATTCAGTGAGGCAATATGGAAAGCCTACTGAGGCAGGAATGGAAATAGAAAAGCTTCATTGGTCGACTCTTGATTCACATCATAACCTGTAATCTTGTATAAAAGATCTTTGTCATCTCTAAACAAGGCCTCTACGACTCTAATTTCTTTCAATTCCTCTAAATCTATGCTTTGGACACTAGCAGAGAAATAAATAACACCATTAATAAAAAGTGGAATACCTAAATAATCGTATGGATCATAAGACCACAATATTCATCCACTTCAAAAGGTGATGACAAGTTTGTCAAAAACTGTCACAGGGTTGTACACCCAAAACACAAGGATGCCCACATGACAATGTGGATAAAAGCACATCAGACCACTTGATGCGGTAAATAGCTCAGACCTCCCATTTTGAAAAAAAGTGTCTAAGCCCTCCCAAGAAAAAGGAACATAAAATCCAGTAAGTTGTTTCCAACAAGGGAGTATAGTTTTCTTTCTGTTTTGGATAAAAACTGGATCTATTTAGTAAAATGGCCTTCCCTTAAGGTTATTTTACATCTTGTCTTTTATGGTGGTAAACAATGCAACGACAAGCTGCACCAATATTATAGATTTTTCATTTTCAGAGCAACCTGCATGGGCACATGAGAATCTTTAGGCTTCCCAGTATGTCCAGACTGTTCTGTATGCTCATCAATACCACTGGATACATTAAACATGGGTTTAAGTTTTAACACCTCTAATCCAAAATCTTTATGTTTTGTCAGCATAACGCATGAAATTCCAGTTCTCATTCAGTGTTGGTCTTATCTCTCACAGGACTAATCGGCTGAGACCAATCCGTAGATACCATTCCTAACATATCAACACACTACTTATGGCTCAATAATGCTAGGTTTATGACTTGAACTTTATCATCAATATCTAGAAATTTTCAATACGAACTTTGCTCGTCTGCATAAGTCTAAATTCATGCTGCAGAACTAAGAAAAAATTCATAAACTTGTGAGTGGTTGTAATGGACAAGAACATTAAATAGCAAATTGTTTAAGGCAAAACATGACAGGTGTGAATGGTAGAAAGATAGACAAGAAGCAATCCTGGAGGTGCTGCCTCTGTTACACTTTGACAGTACTTACAACTACGCTCAACTGAATCAGACCGTCATCAATTAACTCAGAAGTATTTTTCAAGTCCAGATTATTTGTCTCACAAACACAAAAATTTACATGAATGCAAACAGCAGCAAAATTGTAATCCAACTCCCACTTTCACAAAGAGTTTCAAAATGACAAAAGGGTAGGCTCAAAAGATATACATGATATATATTCTAGCTGCTGCCGCGAAGCCAGAGAATTGTCTAGTCGATGAGTGGACCAATGTCTGTTCTTCATTTGGTACACTGTGACAGAATTGTAACCACATATAAACCATACTACACCACCGCTTGCAGATACCATCCAGTTAGTGTGAAACTCATGTGATAAATCTAATTCTCGTTCTCGAATCCACAGCTTGTGTTCTGTATCCAATATCCAGAACACGAAATGCCCATCACCCTCATCCGAGCTGTATCTAATTCTCTGATTGCGGTCATGGGTGGAGTTTGCTGCCAATGCAAATAGGTTTTCCTCGTGGGTGGAATTAGATGCACAAACTAATAGATTTCCTTCCCATTCAGTGAGGCAATATGGAAACCCTACTGAGGCAGGAATGAAAATAGAAAAGCTCCATTGATCTTGATTCACATCATAACCCATAATCATGTATAAAAGATCATCGTCATCTCTAAACAAGGCCTCTACATCTCTAATTTCTTTCAACTCCTCTGCATCTATGCTTTCGACTCTAGCAGCAAAATAAATGACACCATTAAAAAAAAGTGGCTTCCCTACATAATCGTCTAGATTTATAGAGCGCAATAAAGGCCGACCCTCATGCCACGAATTTGATTGAGAATCAAACACCAGGGTATATGGGCTCTCTTCAGCGACAGAGAAGCCTGCCATCACAAATTTTAGAGTATTCTGCGTATaacaaatttcaataaaaaatGCATTGCTTGCATCCACTTTAGAAGGCACTGacaattttttcaaaaacattgtcGCGGGGTTGTACACCCACAACATTGGGATCTCGCTGGAAAATCTCGAATACTTTGTCGCAGATAGATGAAAGCACATCAGCCCATTTGATGCGGTCAACAGCCAAAGGTGCCCATTTTGAAAAAAACTGTCTAAGCCCTCCCGAGAAAAAGGAACAATGGAAAGATTACCCGTTTGTGAATTGTAATAGCGGAACTGATATCGAATCgattgtccatgaatgtcactgaAACAAAACATCGATTCTCGGTGACAATTCTTGTGATGAGTATGTGCAAAAGATGGGTCAAAAATGAGTGAGCGCCATCTCTTATGCACTGTGGACATCTTCAGCACATCTCTGGTTGAAATCCTTGAAAGTATTTCAGTGATCAGCTCATCACGGCATTCCACCAGCTCTGCACTGCTTCCTGCTTTCAGTCTGGGAATGCTCGCCATTTTCAGCTCGCTCAAATAACCGTTCTCTTCATTTCAGTGCGAACCTTCTCCAATGGCAGTTAACTGCCATCGGAAAAGAATGTACTGTGTTCAAATAACCCTAATGTAGTGTGACTGGACATTACACTGTTACGTGATTCATAACAGACATTTCTTTGTTAACTGGGAAAAGTAATGATTTATTAGTGTAGGTTGATTTAATAATTtaagagaattttttttattttattttttttaagagtgATATTTTTATTTCAATGGTAACctaaaaaaaatgttattttaaTCGTAACAATTAGCATATCTATGAAGACAATGGCAAGTTTTAAACCCATTccataatatttataaattttgaaaTGGCTCCTAATAGTTTTCCTACCCTACCTTGTTCAAACGTCTCTGTCAATGTCATTGTCGTTGCCACTACATGCTCATTGACTGTTGTTGCCACATCTCTCCAGCTAAACGCTACTGCTGGTGGGTTGGGTGTTCACGTTGATGTCCTACCTAGTGTTATGGCTATTGTGGGTGTTGGTAGTATTGTCATGGGTGCAGGAGTTGTAGCGGCTCCTGGTATCGTTGCCTCTACTACCGATGGTGATCTTGTGGGTGCTAAGGTCTAAGTAAGTGTGGCCAGATCTGTTGCTCATCCCCCCAAGGGAATTCATCCTTTTTCTTGTACCAAAACCTTCCCTATGGTGGTATGTGGCCAGGAGGTTGTGGAAAATGTTGATTTCTTCCAACATTGTGTGTTGGTTTGCATATAAattgggttttggccttctctcctGGACCTCTGCCACTGGGTGAGTGATTCTTAGAAGCCTTTAGTTGCTCGTAGCATTAAGCTTTTCCCTTGTgttaaaggctttttcattgcttcgTTTGCTTCTTTTCATGATTGTGATTTGGCTCTaggcaagttgtgggcttggggagatcactctctctctctatcaatcCCTGAACAACTTCCTTTAATCTACTTACTGAACCATGTAATGTGCGTCTGGTATGGGTTCGCCTTCCTAATATTCCCGTTCATTTATGGGAGCACTCTTGTTATGAgaccattggtaactctattggtcaATTTTAGAAAGTTGATGATTCCACAtcttccatgggtcattctacctttgctcgcatTTTAGTTGATATTGGCATCTCTATGCCTCTccttggggatgtggttcttatggttggggataggccatggactcaatcattggattatgagggcctccccttatGCTGTCAAAGATGCTTCTCAACGGGTCACTTAGCTTCGGATTGTTCTCACTCTTGCCAcaaaaggtgttgctacttggtggaaggacactATTATTGACCACTTGATCATCAATGCTTTTGATTCAAATTCTAATGGCTCCTCGCAGAAGGATAGTGTCTCCTCCCGAGATGAGATTGTGCCTTTATTGTTGTTGAAGCTTCAATTGACCCTCTCGATACTACTGTTGTGGCCTCTTTTGTCCTTGAGGCTCCTACACCTGTTGCTCCTGTTTTGCAACATCATTATGCTCCTAGTGATTCTGCTTCAAATGTTGTTTTGCAACAGTTTGTTGTTGTTGCGGACTGAAACTCTGCAAGGACCCCCCCGCTTGATTCTTCTTTTGATGTCCTTGGTAGTAGTGTTGCTTAGACTATTTTTTGTCGTAGGAGGGAGGGGAAGTCCTTGGACCCTCCCCCCCCAAACCCCCCTATGTCAAGTTTTGGGTGTTTcttcccactcttgagttgggttctGGGTTGTTGTTGGTTTGGCAAGCTACTAACAGTGGACTTTTGGCTTGTTGCTATTTGCTTGTCCGACCTTGTTTTGTTTTCGGTTTGTAAGCTTGTTTTTTAGTATTTCTTTTGCCTTGTataaagggtcaacacccttgttttgctgcttaTTTTATTCAAAAACAATTAGCATATCTATCTAGGtagaagatatcatatttgttcattattccactttaaAGAAATATTGTATTGCATATCTATCTTTAGTTTTATCATATTTGTTAATTATTTTACTTAAAactttaaaatttattatattatgatattataattaatattgaatTATTGCTAAGATATAATATAAAATGGATTTTTGTGTAGGGACACTTTTAGATTTAGATAATTACGAAATTAAATGATTGTATGATGGAGATTGGGAATTCCAGTTAAATTCAAAGTGAGTGGGAGTTGAGAAGTGGAAGTGAAAATataatcaacattaaataaataatattatgttttaatatattcttatcattatatttttattttataatattcttatcctttattaaaaaaagaaagaatTTATGTAGGGACACTTTTATAATTAGGACGATGGAGATAATTGATTGCttagtttttgattaagaaaaaacaggttttaagggacccgaaacccacttacaaaacgaagataaagcatgaaagaaacaagacaaaacagtTGCAAAAACCAACACAAAGCACAACAGCTAgaacaaaaagacaacaaggagccagcaagaaattggccacCTAAACCCGGCAAAACAAATCAATTGAACACTTTTATGGACTCCTCCGCATTCTGAACCAgtagcatcattgccttggccgcttccctcagatcATTGTTCTCTTGTATCAACTGGTTGTCTTTCATTTTGATCTCCATCTCAGTAGTGTTCTGTCTGGTCCTTCGCCTAGGAGTTTGATGGGTGGAGCTAGAGGTTGGTATGTCTTCAATGATAACCAAGCTCTGATCCTGATTTTTCTTCTCTAAGTggtccaccaaggcattcatattctgGGATGAAACTTTTAGGACCTCAAGGTTGTGGTTCATGAAACTTTTTAGAGCCTTCTCAGTGCGAGCAATCCgggtattgatattgtctttatcctcctctgcCTGTTCTTTCACAAttttgataacatcctccagatgtttcaggtcccctttaatcaagtctttttccagccaatcctccatctcaatttcctctttggcttcactggtttccatctcctctttctttttccccaaattattttccttaatcaaattatTAATCTTCTTTTCCAACTCCCTCTgattgctctgaatactagtgatGTTATCAATAACCCATTTatggaagttgaaggattccaaAGCATAGTTACGGGCAttattcaaaatagtattcgcaGATTCCCTACCCTGCTCAGTGCCCACAGAATTTTGGTTGTCTGCCTCCTTAGAATTCAGGGCAATATTCCTACTATCTGAGcgcatagggttagagtgaggatTTTCAaagttacccccttcatcctcttcacccaCGTTCTCATCcctctcactctccatttttgactCAGTGTCcctccccttttcctcctccaaatcacaatgCACCTCTGTTTCCGCATTATCTCTATCAGCTCTCCTTTTTTTATGTATAGGGGCATTAGGTCGATCCTCATCTAAATCAGAATCTTTACCACTCTCAGAAATATGTGCATTAGTGACCAAGGGATCATCTTTGGTGGCCCTATCTTTGTCTTTcaggtattcataaatgagcaatatgagcccctgatgggctatagggtaagaattaggctttttagcgtgATCAGCCAGGCTCTCATTCAGAGAGGACACTAGGTAAGAAGGAAGGGAAATTTTGGCCCCATGGTGGAAGTGATTGAGAATAGCAAAATTAGAGTTATAGATTttggtaaatctaccatcaactgtgagaaactccattaaaacccttaaaaaatttTGCCAAAAGGATTTTACCTGATGTggaaggtagtaggagatgttgtctttctcgACAAGCTTGGTCTTCTCCTCCTCCAATTTCGGGAAGTTTTTGAAAGCTTCGGCTGCATACttccggtctctatagaatttagtaccctccttctGCAGGCCTGTTACCTCCGCAACCAGAtcctcatcaatttgccatatctccccaaacaaggtgactctgttgttGCTCCAGCTTCTAGCAAAACCCTTTGACACCAAAtttctgcttccgtgaagcttttccatatagtcagtaaagccatatctgtgAAGCCTTCTCCAGacttttcattcactcttccagttttTGCAGCCAAGGGGCTCATTCCTGTTTAAATTACCTCCCATTTTAAACAACAAAAAGATGTTTTTAGCAATCCGTAGGTAAAGCCCCAAATTCTTGTATAAAATTTTGGGATAACAGGATAGAGTCACTTTCGTAGTTTTGAATCTTATGTTAATGGCCGCACAAAACCAGCATTTATTATGATAATCCTCCTCACACATATGATCATAGAAATGATACCAAAaagcaatcattaactgacagATAATCTGCTCCCAAGCTCTGTCTTTGGAATTCGGACCCCATGagataatcatgatattaacttgccccattgatgcgatcaaaaaataattgctctctaacatcccttttacaatgggtctctccaatatatttaacatcaacttctaaattgaccccttcattagctaagaggtccgcaaccttattgccttctcttagagtatgggttatgataatactaacatagttatttaatagttttttagcactttcaactaagttagtaatattccaagaaacggAGCTAGTACCTTTAAGGGCCTTGATGATATTaagggagtccccttccaaccaatttttttaaaatttgaattcctgagcaagctggaggctttttagcatggccagagcttcagccacatgattattttggatcccaaaaggagaagcaatagctgcAATACaagcaccttgagcatttctgatgactcctccaccaccagacttcccagggttgcctttagctgccccatcgaaattcacctttatccaatcatgattaggAAACCTCCAAACAATATTTTCTCTCCTATTCTTTTTGTCATTTTTGCAAACCTTGTGATTtaagttccattcagtgaggatgccCTTTTCAaattcattcatatcagtaacaaaccattgcttattattcttgtgagggatATTTATattctcttttatagccctgcaatttttttcaaaaaccacctgagaggtgcacttagcttccctaaatattatgttatttctctctttccaaattccccatCAAATCATGGGTAGAatcagggaccaaaggttcttgattaGATGACACTTGGTGGGGAAATACCATTGCCAAATAATGTCCTTGagactcttgttcatgacccaatcaactttccatttctcccacaccttactccagatttcccaggtaaaggagcagtgGAAAAACAAATGATCAACCgattcttcctctttctagcaTAGCTCGcacctattagggaatttgaaacctcttcagaccaaattgtcaatagttaggatcctattgtgagtagcaagccaaaagaacatattaactttagggatcataattctattccaaactttaccccaaatTGGGTTACTGGTCTGAGAAACAATGTTATTGTAGGCAAAAGCTACTGTAAaatcacctctaggattacttttccaaagaaacacatcatcatagtctttgttaatagaaaaagacaGCAGCTCCTTCTGAATCAGGGAAAATCCAACATGAATAACATCTAGCCTCACCCACTTGTTCTCCttctagtagtcacacaccataggtcCAAACCTCCTTTTATATTCCTCAATGAGTTGACTTTTGCTTTGATCAAAGAGTgattcattcttcatccaaggatcctcccaaaaccttatttggTCACCCTTTCtgaggacccatccagctccaactTTAGCCACTTTTATAGACTTGATAATACTGTTCCAGATTAAAGATCCAACAGGGATGTCCTCAAAGATAAGAACATCCTGGATAGGCTGATTCTGAAAATATTTGTCAAACCAGATTttgttccaatctttcttaatatcATAAgttctccataattgtttagctaGGAGAGCTTTATTAAAGGTCTTGAGAACTTTAATCACAAATCCTCCTTTgctctttggtttacacactttgtcccaagcaaccaaggatatcctctttttttcctCAACTCCTGACCAaagaaatctcttctggattctttccaaagcttcagcaaatttagtcgggataccaaataaactgagagcataaacagggagattctgGAGTGTAGCTTGAAGAAGTTGTAATTTCCCAGCTTGAGATAAAATGGATGCTTTCCATCcaacaagttttttgttgagtttgtcaataagcatattccagaaggagtttgggggaactaaacccaagggaagacccaggtaggtggaagggagcatgtcgaccttgcaaccaataattttagcaattctttGTTGTCTAATGACCGGAGTGTTCATGAAGtaaatagccgatttgtcccaattgacaagctgaccagtagccaaagcataaaAATTAAGAGCAGATTTGAAGGCTTTAGCCTCCCCAACAAAAGAATATCCCATAAGGATAGTATCAttaacaaactgttggtgagagaaaaaaacattagcagaggaaggttgaaggcctCTAATGATTTTCTTCACTTTCAAACTATGGATCACTCTGCTCATGCTCTCAGCCaaaatggtgaaaagaataggagatatgggatctccttgtctgagccccctagaCGATTTTAAAAAATTTGTAGGAGATtcattaatgagaattgaaaacataggagtggagatcagttctttgatgattttgattatcctctcatcaaatccaaaagcctccatgattctgaaaagaaaATGCCAATCCACACTATCATAAGCTTTCGCCAGgtccaactttatcaaaaatccttctttattagcagcattgagggaatgaatattctcatgcacaagaatgatagagtccaaaatctacctgccaggaacaaaacctttctgctcctcagaaatgatgaaggggaggacaaccaagattctagtagtcaaaactttggatacgatcttatagaaagagttacatagacttattggcctacaTTTTCCCATTGATTGATTAGTTATACTTAAAGTGAGTGGGAGTTGAAAGTGGAAgtgaaaatataattaatattaaataattaaaaataatatattttttctttgttttttatgtattaagtgtcacaaacacattAAATTGAATGAATTCTAGTTTTTATTGACGTTCTGCATTCAACTACAATAAATTTACCCATGAGAATATTGTGAGAAGGGATTGGCAAATAAAACTAGCAATTGCTTCTTAGTGTACAATGGGTACGCCGAATAGGTGTGGAAGGTTAATTAGGAAAATAACCGGTCTATTATTTGGATATATTTGTGTAGTATACAGGGTCAATTGGTATACCATTTAGAAAATAATATCGTTTTTGCAACAAAGAGATCAATGTAGAAGTGATAGATTCAAATAATCTATGCATCCACCTTCAAGGTTCCAAACATGATTATGTaacttaggaaataggaaatcatcacatgcATGataaaacgtaatagctcaatcacaaaagcaaacatgcaatgatctaatcctaaacaacattcaatagagatatgaaagtaaaacattcaaaatataaagattatgcaaaccaaatgcagaattgaatgctccttccatgcggctccattgttcttctttcctcttcaaatggatttgtggatctcacctacaagtgcacatataattgaaagcaagattgatgaaaatgctcaagagtactagaagcataagttcattaGTCTAATAGGAATTAAGGATTTGATTgtagaagatcatccaatttatagagaaattggagaaagatgAGACAAGAATTCGACAGATGAGATCGATTCAATCTGACGGTTGACATTGCATGCAAAGGGGAGTCTCTTGGGAAATTGccattttgatggcaagtggaagatgagttagaaggacaattccattttcAACACTTGGTTgaaaatggaaactttgcctttgagagaggagacaagtgattcactttttagaaagtgaatcacttaagtgaagacatttgagtgaggtggaaattaataattaataattattaatttcactcataaaatcaaattagccatttaatattaaaaaaaatattaattgtgacatggacaaaaatatggtgaataaataaatatttatttatttattcaaaaagggacatgttagtaagaaaggggattaattaattatttaattaattaacctaggggaaatgatttgaataaattaagataccaaCCTTAATGATGAATTAAGCCCCAATAGTGAttattgattggctaataattgatgaaaattaatgacaattgactgaacttgacaacaaaataggacaaaggatcgaaaaagacccaaaattgataatgattttgataagagactgataagattgattgataatgacttgataatattaattgatattgaggttgataattaatgactgattaattatcaacaaagagggaattaagtataattgtcaagatgataccaattcgaatgatttaaaaaaatgccaattataatgatttaggaccaaatgtgattgaatgagattgatgagggttggatttgaaatgaattgaaaccagagg encodes:
- the LOC131044951 gene encoding F-box/kelch-repeat protein At5g43190, yielding MASIPRLKAGSSAELVECRDELITEILSRISTRDVLKMSTVHKRWRSLIFDPSFAHTHHKNCHRESMFCFSDIHGQSIRYQFRYYNSQTGNLSIVPFSREGLDSFFQNGHLWLLTASNGLMCFHLSATKYSRFSSEIPMLWVYNPATMFLKKLSVPSKVDASNAFFIEICYTQNTLKFVMAGFSVAEESPYTLVFDSQSNSWHEGRPLLRSINLDDYVGKPLFFNGVIYFAARVESIDAEELKEIRDVEALFRDDDDLLYMIMGYDVNQDQWSFSIFIPASVGFPYCLTEWEGNLLVCASNSTHEENLFALAANSTHDRNQRIRYSSDEGDGHFVFWILDTEHKLWIRERELDLSHEFHTNWMVSASGGVVWFICGYNSVTVYQMKNRHWSTHRLDNSLASRQQLEYISCISFEPTLLSF